From one Ammospiza nelsoni isolate bAmmNel1 chromosome 14, bAmmNel1.pri, whole genome shotgun sequence genomic stretch:
- the PAQR5 gene encoding membrane progestin receptor gamma, whose protein sequence is MPSPTARLLRAHQVPESYREPGILSGYRPPQSSACECLLSLFGMNNETLNIWTHLVPAGYFLWLLLSRLGSPGSEAGAGPFLAYLGTCALYPLASSAAHALGALGGHGRHRAYCCDYAALSLYGLGSALAYSAYVFPLEWVGSTFHDFYVPVAVLNSVLSTGLSCYSRFLEAERPRLSKAFRTLAFVYPYIFDSIPVFYRLSRSCSEASLPLHSRHSLCALLTFLSFTSHLPERLAPGSFDFIGHSHQVFHVCGILGTLFQLEAVSVDMAERRGRLPLPSALETFGSLGTGAAASLAILGLCFRSLRPQPPPREKSH, encoded by the exons ATGCCCAGCCCCACGGCCCGGCTGCTCCGCGCCCACCAGGTGCCCGAG AGTTACCGGGAGCCGGGAATCCTCTCCGGGTACCGCCCTCCCCAGAGCTCGGCCTGTGAGTGCCTGCTCAGCCTCTTCGGGATGAACAACGAGACCCTCAACATCTGGACACACCTGGTGCCTGCCGG GTatttcctgtggctgctgctgtcccggctgggcagcccgggctcggaggccggggcggggccgttCCTGGCCTACCTGGGCACGTGCGCCCTGTACCCGCTGGCCTCGAGCGCCGCGCACGCCCTGGGCGCGCTGGGCGGGCACGGGCGGCACCGCGCCTACTGCTGCGACTACGCCGCGCTCAGCCTCTACGGACTGG GCTCGGCGCTGGCGTACTCCGCCTACGTCTTCCCTCTGGAATGGGTCGGGAGCACATTCCATGATTTCTACGTTCCCGTGGCCGTGCTCAACTCCGTGCTCAGCACTGGCCTGTCCTGCTATTCCAG GTTTCTGGAGGCGGAGCGGCCCCGCCTGAGCAAAGCTTTCCGAACTTTGGCCTTCGTGTATCCCTACATTTTCGACAGCATCCCAGTTTTCTACAGA CTGTCCCGGAGCTGCTCTGAGGCCTCGCTCCCGCTGCATTCCCGGCACAGCCTCTGCGCCCTCCTCACCTTCCTGAGCTTCACCTCCCACCTGCCCGAGCGCCTGGCGCCAGGGAGCTTCGACTTCATCG ggcacagccaccagGTCTTCCACGTCTGCGGGATCCTGGGGACGCTCTTCCAGCTGGAAGCCGTCTCCGTGGACATggcggagcggcggggccgcctCCCGCTGCCCTCTGCCCTGGAAACCTTCGGATCCCTGGGAACGGGGGCGGCCGCCAGCCTGGCCATCCTCGGGCTCTGCTTCCGCAGCCTCCGCCCGCAGCCTCCTCCCCGGGAAAAGTCCCACTGA
- the GLCE gene encoding D-glucuronyl C5-epimerase — protein MRCLARLSSKALLVLCSLLALLSLLLWTRCSHRPPPAPGPPEHPGVADSEEASPQDAPRAPGMPGSAGRAAAGPRYEEIDCVINEEQTVKGRREGGEVFLPFSWVEKYFQVYGRIAQADGGERFEFSHSYSKVYAQRAPYRPDGVFMSFEGYNVELRDRVKCISGVEGVPLSTQWGPQGYFYPIQIAQYGLSHYSKNLTEKPPHVEVYETAGDGDGNGEWTVPKGCSLTTVWDKTRLSGVKQFSCPESSEGVSLELNNGRDFIISFDLKLLSNGSVSVVLETTERNQLFTVHYVSSTQLIALRDRDIFYGIGARSSWSTLTRDLLTDLRKGVGLSNTKAVKQTKIMPKRVLRLVAKGRGFLDNVTISATAHMAAFFAASRWLLRNQDERGGWPIMVTRKLGEGFKSLDPGWYSAMAQGQAMSTLVRAYQLTKEPAFLGAALRATAPFKLPAEQRGVKAVFMNRHDWYEEYPTTPSSFVLNGFMYSLIGLYDLKETAGEKLGKEARLLYERGMESLKAMLPLFDTGSGTIYDLRHFMLGTAPNLARWDYHTTHINQLQLLGSIDDTPVFKEFVKRWKSYLRGGRAKHN, from the exons ATGCGCTGCCTGGCCCGCCTCAGCTCCAAGGCGCTCCtggtgctctgctccctcctggctctgctctcgCTGCTGCTCTGGACCCGCTGCTCCCAtcgccccccgcccgccccgggcccCCCGGAGCACCCCGGCGTTGCCGACAGCGAGGAGGCCTCGCCCCAGGAcgccccccgagccccgggaATGCCGGGAAGCGCCGGGAGAGCGGCGGCGGGACCGCGCTACGAGGAGATCGACTGCGTCATCAACGAGGAGCAGACGGTGAAGGGGCGGCGCGAGGGCGGCGAGGTGTTCCTGCCCTTCAGCTGGGTGGAGAAATACTTCCAGGTGTACGGGCGCATCGCCCAGGCTGACGGCGGCGAGAGGTTCGAGTTCTCGCACAGCTACTCCAAGGTGTACGCGCAGCGCGCGCCGTACCGGCCCGACGGCGTCTTCATGTCCTTCGAGGGCTACAACGTGGAGCTGCGCGACAGGGTCAAGTGCATCAGTGGCGTGGAGG GAGTTCCTCTCTCCACGCAGTGGGGCCCTCAGGGCTACTTCTACCCCATCCAGATCGCCCAGTACGGGCTGAGCCACTACAGCAAGAACCTGACGGAGAAGCCGCCACACGTGGAGGTGTACGAGACGGCCGGGGACGGGGACGGGAACGGGGAATGGACGGTGCCCAAGGGCTGCTCCCTCACCACCGTCTGGGACAAGACCCGGCTCTCCGGCGTCAAGCAGTTCTCCTGCCCAG AAAGCTCCGAGGGCGTCTCCCTGGAGCTCAACAACGGCCGGGATTTCATCATCTCCTTCGACCTGAAGCTGCTGAGCAACGGCAGCGTGTCCGTGGTGCTGGAGACCACGGAGAGGAACCAGCTCTTCACCGTGCACTACGTGTCCAGCACGCAGCTCATcgccctcagggacagggacatcttctACGGCATCGGAGCGCGCAGCAGCTGGAGCACGCTCACGCGGGACCTGCTGACGGACCTGCGCAAGGGCGTGGGGCTCTCCAACACCAAGGCGGTGAAGCAGACCAAGATCATGCCCAAGAGGGTGCTGCGCTTGGTGGCCAAGGGCCGCGGCTTCCTGGACAACGTCACCATCTCGGCCACGGCCCACATGGCCGCCTTCTTCGCCGCCAGCCGCTGGCTGCTGCGCAACCAGGACGAGCGCGGCGGCTGGCCCATCATGGTCACCAGGAAGCTGGGGGAAGGCTTCAAATCCCTGGATCCGGGCTGGTACTCGGCCATGGCGCAGGGCCAGGCCATGTCCACGCTGGTCAGGGCCTACCAGCTGACCAAGGAGCCGGCGTTCCTGGGCGCGGCGCTGCGGGCCACGGCGCCCTTCAAGCTGCCGGCGGAGCAGCGCGGGGTCAAGGCGGTGTTCATGAACCGGCACGACTGGTACGAGGAGTACCCCACCACGCCCAGCTCCTTCGTGCTCAACGGCTTCATGTACTCCCTGATCGGCCTCTACGACCTGAAGGAGACGGCCGGGGAGAAGCTGGGCAAGGAGGCGCGGCTGCTCTACGAGCGCGGCATGGAGTCGCTCAAGGCCATGCTGCCGCTCTTCGACACCGGCTCGGGCACCATCTACGACCTGCGGCACTTCATGCTGGGCACGGCGCCCAACCTGGCGCGCTGGGACTACCACACCACGCACATcaaccagctgcagctgctgggctccaTCGACGACACGCCCGTCTTCAAGGAGTTCGTCAAGAGGTGGAAGAGTTACCTGCGGGGAGGGCGGGCCAAGCACAACTGA